One Channa argus isolate prfri chromosome 15, Channa argus male v1.0, whole genome shotgun sequence DNA segment encodes these proteins:
- the usp31 gene encoding ubiquitin carboxyl-terminal hydrolase 31, producing MSCKAATKDKKSSFGKKLFRRGSVRSVGSFMSRVLRTLTALSHFGSEVQTEDKDDGGFSTFKSGSKDVPMDDGDFLSGERVPGVSGLKNHGNTCFMNAILQCLSNTELFAEYLVLEQYKGEDLDEDKPRTNGLHLQKNGPLAKGEVTEQLSGLVRALWTFEYTPQHSRDFKNVVSKNATQFKGNAQHDAQEFLLWLLDRVHEDLNTVNPNIRPSIKPPIEEDDQSIEGPSPPLSAGSFIQELFQAQYRSSLTCPHCQKQSNTFDPFLCISLPIPLPHTRPLYVTVVYQGKYSHCMRIGVAVPLKSTVYRLRDAVSRETKIPMDQFVLTEMYYDGFHRSFCDDDDDLDIIQETDSIFAFETPETFRLENIRTKRGSLLANLNHNNLKYGTEISRTPSFMQGAMTPVSASPNKNVGPEKIILLVCNRACTGHQGKRFGLPFVLYMERTVTWDALQKEILEKMRHLLRPGVYIQVGPFSLRVVGVVGITYLLPQDERPLCHPTVERAYKSCGQGGPPHVKIVVEWDKETKDYLFGHTEDEYIPDAESVYLHREQHHQPQACTLAQCFQLYTKEEQLAPDDAWRCPHCKQLQQGRIKLSLWTLPDVLILHLKRFRQEGDRRVKMQNMVRFPLMGMDMAPHVVKRSQSSWSLPSHWSPWRRPYGLGRNPDDYLYDLYAVCNHHGNMHGGHYTAYCKNSIDGQWYCFDDSEVSPIAEDAVCQQMAYILFYQRRTVIPSWSANSSVAGSTSSSLCDHWINRLPGSRPASLASGASSRRTSLASLAESVEFPGEREDDGGFSVRPFVRSIQRQSLSSRSSIASPLAFSDSGIKPSWSLSTKLHMRSNSPSRFSLDSRCSPPLERIGEACDDKVSTSCFGSYSRHERYFGSRTPLSMMESNFSDQDNNKRFVDMAYCRAPTPVEKKSTKNEPTENNNQLTAIDQNTLSTQVTPSKEQKRKSSIGGFSSKVESTGSTKISSKVEQEKTSKKRLCSTHKTSAFEASSSTPLKGKRVSNTKEKSVNAKKSPSTPSGTPSKTKEAKQHIEGLAQHKPCVCSTPQSSASPSPTAKKNSGVTERGSTSSRKRLVERSFSRDSMHTSPLADSLRSNSVARSSLSKSGETNHLERRSVKSSSSSSSVTSLRSPSISTKDLQRNNKSEEKGLSFFKSALRQRESRRSADLGKSTLLAKKASERTCKQNGQAKEIGPDNGKTGDALSPQTFTENHGGETKSETKESSKPPSSLGRTLLNVGKSKSSISEVSLKSPTNRKKPLERMVSSRKLSSSMQSPARTTQRPQ from the exons ATGTCTTGCAAAGCTGCAACCAAGGACAAGAAGTCGAGCTTCGGCAAAAAGCTGTTCAGGCGAGGCTCCGTTCGCTCCGTGGGCAGTTTTATGAGCCGAGTCCTTAGGACACTGACAGCGCTGTCCCATTTTGGATCTGAAGTTCAAACGGAGGACAAAGATGATGGAGGATTTTCCACATTTAAATCTGGAAGTAAAGATGTTCCTATGGACGATGGGGACTTCCTGTCAGGGGAGCGAGTTCCTGGCGTGTCAGGTCTTAAAAACCACGGGAATACCTGCTTCATGAATGCAATCTTACAATGCCTAAGTAACACTGAACTCTTTGCTGAGTACCTAGTTTTGGAGCAGTATAAAGGCGAGGACCTGGATGAGGACAAACCAAGAACGAACGGCTTACATCTGCAGAAAAATGGACCATTGGCCAAAGGAGAAGTCACAGAGCAACTGTCAGGACTTGTGCGGGCTTTATGGACCTTTGAGTATACGCCTCAGCATAGCAGAGATTTTAAG AATGTTGTGTCGAAAAATGCCACACAGTTTAAAGGAAACGCTCAACATGATGCTCAAGAATTTCTGCTGTGGCTGCTGGACAGAGTACACGAGGACTTGAACACAGTCAACCCCAACATCAGGCCCTCTATAAAG cCACCTATTGAAGAAGATGACCAAAGCATCGAGGGACCAtctcctcccctctctgctGGTTCATTCATACAAGAACTATTTCAGGCTCAGTACAG GTCTTCCCTCACCTGCCCACATTGCCAAAAGCAGAGCAATACCTTTGATCCCTTTCTCTGTATCTCCTTACCGATCCCATTACCACACACACG GCCTCTGTATGTGACAGTGGTTTACCAAGGGAAGTATTCTCATTGTATGAGGATTGGAGTTGCTGTTCCTCTCAAAAGCACTGTCTATCGGCTCAGAGATGCTGTGTCACGTGAGACCAAGATCCCAATGGACCAG ttTGTTTTGACTGAAATGTACTATGATGGTTTTCATCGTTCATTTTGCGACGACGATGACGATCTTGACATCATTCAAGAAACAGATTCCATCTTTGCCTTTGAGACACCGGAGACCTTCCGGCTAGAAAACATACGCACAAAAAGGG GAAGTCTCCTGGCTAACCTCAATCATAACAACTTAAAGTATGGGACAGAAATCAGCAGGACTCCATCTTTCATGCAGGGGGCTATGACTCCTGTAAGCGCATCACCCAACAAAAATGTGGGACCTGAAAAAATTATCCTTTTGGTGTGTAATAGAGCTTGTACTGGCCACCAAGGAAAGAG GTTTGGCTTAccttttgtactgtacatggaGCGCACTGTGACCTGGGATGCTCTGCAAAAAGAGATCCTGGAAAAAATGCGTCACCTTTTGAGGCCTGGAGTCTACATTCAG GTTGGGCCTTTCAGTCTTCGAGTGGTTGGCGTTGTTGGTATCACCTACCTCCTTCCCCAAGACGAGCGGCCGCTGTGTCACCCAACTGTGGAAAG AGCATACAAGTCCTGTGGACAAGGAGGACCACCACATGTGAAGATTGTGGTAGAGTGGGACAAAGAAACGAAGGATTA TCTGTTTGGACATACTGAAGACGAGTACATTCCCGATGCTGAGAGTGTGTATCTGCACAGGGAACAACATCACCAGCCCCAGGCCTGCACTCTCGCTCAGTGCTTTCAGCTTTACACCAAGGAGGAACAG ctggCTCCAGACGATGCCTGGCGCTGTCCCCACTgcaagcagctgcagcagggccGCATTAAGCTCAGCCTGTGGACATTGCCAGACGTGCTCATACTGCATCTCAAGAGATTCAGACAG GAGGGGGATCGGAGAGTAAAGATGCAGAACATGGTGAGGTTCCCACTGATGGGCATGGACATGGCACCTcatgttgttaaaagaagtcAGAGCAGCTGGAGTTTACCTTCCCACTGGTCACCATGGAGACGACCCTATGGACTGGGAAGAAACCCTGACGACTACCTGTATGACCTATACGCTGTTTGTAACCATCATGGGAATATGCACGGAGGCCACTACACAG CTTACTGCAAGAACTCCATTGATGGACAGTGGTACTGTTTTGATGACAGTGAGGTTTCACCAATAGCTGAGGATGCTGTGTGTCAGCAGATGGCCTATATACTTTTCTACCAGAGGAGAACAGTTATTCCTTCCTGGTCAGCCAACAGTTCAGTTGCTG GTTCCACCAGTTCATCCCTGTGTGACCACTGGATCAACAGGTTGCCTGGGAGCAGACCTGCTAGCTTGGCATCTGGAGCCTCATCCAGACGCACCTCCCTGGCTTCACTGGCTGAGTCAGTCGAGTTTCCAGGAGAACGTGAGGACGATG GAGGATTCTCAGTTCGACCCTTTGTAAGGAGCATTCAACGTCAGAGCTTATCATCCAGGTCATCCATTGCTAGTCCTTTAGCCTTCAGTGACAGTGGAATAAAGCCCTCTTGGTCTCTTTCTACGAAGCTGCACATGAGATCCAACTCGCCCTCGCGTTTCTCTCTTGACTCTCGATGTTCTCCTCCTCTAGAAAGGATAGGAGAGGCATGTGATGACAAGGTTTCCACATCCTGTTTTGGTAGCTATAGTAGACATGAGCGTTACTTTGGCAGTAGGACTCCCCTGTCTATGATGGAGAGCAATTTTAGTGACCAGGACAACAACAAAAGGTTTGTAGACATGGCGTACTGCAGGGCTCCCACTCCAGTTGAAAAGAAGAGCACCAAAAACGAACCAACTGAAAACAATAACCAGTTAACAGCTATAGACCAAAACACACTATCCACTCAAGTTACTCCCTCCAAAGAACAAAAACGCAAGAGCAGTATTGGGGGATTTTCCTCAAAGGTAGAAAGCACAGGCTCCACAAAGATTTCCAGCAAAGTGGAGCAAGAGAAAACTTCAAAAAAACGTTTGTGCTCAACCCACAAGACCTCAGCTTTTGAGGCGTCTTCCAGTACACCTTTGAAAGGCAAAAGAGTAAGCAATACTAAAGAAAAGAGTGTAAACGCCAAAAAAAGCCCCTCAACACCCAGTGGGACCCCTTCTAAAACAAAGGAGGCAAAGCAGCATATAGAGGGATTGGCACAACACAAGCCATGTGTCTGCTCCACACCCCAATCCTCAGCATCTCCCTCACCAACTGCGAAGAAGAACTCCGGTGTCACAGAGAGAGGCTCTACTAGTAGTCGGAAACGACTTGTAGAAAGGAGCTTCAGCAGAGATTCTATGCACACTAGCCCTCTGGCTGACAGTCTTCGCAGCAACTCGGTAGCTCGCTCTTCACTCTCTAAGAGTGGGGAAACCAACCACCTTGAAAGGAGATCGGTGAAgagctccagcagcagctcctccGTCACTAGCCTGCGTTCACCAAGTATATCCACTAAAGATCTGCAGCGCAACAACAAATCTGAAGAAAAAGGCTTATCTTTCTTTAAAAGTGCCCTCCGACAAAGGGAAAGCCGCCGGTCGGCTGATTTAGGAAAAAGCACTTTGCTTGCCAAAAAAGCCTCAGAGAGGACATGCAAGCAGAATGGACAAGCCAAGGAGATTGGACCTGATAATGGAAAGACTGGAGATGCTCTATCTCCACAGACGTTCACAGAGAATCATGGAGGTGAAACAAAATCTGAGACAAAGGAGTCTTCCAAGCCCCCTAGCTCTCTCGGTCGCACTCTGTTAAATGTAGGCAAGTCCAAGTCTTCCATTTCTGAAGTAAGTCTCAAGTCTCCCACAAACAGGAAGAAGCCACTTGAAAGGATGGTATCTTCTCGAAAGCTGTCATCAAGCATGCAATCCCCTGCACGTACAACACAGAGGCCTCAGTGA